The Rhodococcus triatomae genome includes a window with the following:
- the uca gene encoding urea carboxylase, with the protein MSTGMNTPTVEYSFDTLLVANRGEIACRIMRSAHLLGLKTVAVHSDADSAAAHVEMADVAVRLGPAPAAESYLRADAVIEAALATGAGAIHPGYGFLSENDAFAAAAESRGIAFVGPTPEQLRIFGNKHTAREAARAVGVPLVPGSGLLESVDAAVAEAETIGYPVMLKAVGGGGGIGMQACFSADELRSAYDRVQRLAAANFSSSGVFLERFVANARHVEVQVFGDGRGRTLSLGTRDCSLQRRNQKVVEEAPAAGLPDAVVEQLLVSSRKLASSVNYRSAGTVEFVYDVDRGEASFLEMNTRLQVEHPVTEEVTGVDLVGWMLRLSRGDSSMLDALPDTGPEITGHAVEARVYAEDPGHDYRPSAGKLTGVEFPAHTRVETWVDTGTDVSSYYDPMLAKVITHSATRRGAFAALGEALSDTHVYGIQTNLPQLRRICAADLVLDGGHTTKSLDSLPATGHRIDVLRGGTMTTLQDHPGRIGLWEVGIPPSGPMDDLSFQLANTAVGNPSGAVGVECTLQGPVLQFADDAVVCVTGAPAPVTLDGDEVAMWEPISVPAGGVLDIGTPFGEGLRTYVAVRGGIDAPLYQGSAATFTLGGFGGVTGKALATADVLGLFADTADLTDPASVPLDARPQFTHEWHLAVTEGPQPSPDYFTDADMDQFYDTTWTVQTHANRTGIRLDGPKPTWSRTDGGDAGLHPSNLHDNPYSVGALNVSGDTPILLGPDGPSLGGFACPLTVVAAHRWKLGQIRPGDRVRFVPVSDEGADALRGSDPARALDVPPPSTIARSAHGGVLDRAPEFPDRPEVVYLRGGDDNILVEYGAMELDLGLRMRVHALSRALIEQGVEGLVDITPGVRSLHLHFDPDVLPQHRLLGILQDIETELPPTHDLVVPSRTVRLPLSFDDPSIAEAIDRYRSGVRDDAPWLPSNIEFIRRINGLDSIDQVRDTVFDAEYLVLGLGDVYLGAPLAVPLDPRHRLVTTKYNPARTWTPSDAVGIGGKYLCVYGMESPGGYQLVGRTVPIWSGYRQRPPFEDGKPWLFRFFDRIVWEPVTPEQLTEYRDQARAGRFDAEVTEGTFALAEHLQFLENNAESIDAFDTRQSAAFEIEKAAWRASGEFDRVEADPTPDEALAPLDLPEGAYVVEAPMVGNVWRVEVEVGQSIEAGEDALVLEAMKLEMPVPCPESGTVLEVLVTPGSKVEPGTPLIVIGAAQ; encoded by the coding sequence ATGTCCACAGGGATGAATACACCGACGGTCGAGTACAGCTTCGATACCCTCCTGGTCGCGAACCGTGGCGAGATCGCCTGCCGCATCATGCGTTCCGCGCACCTGTTGGGCCTCAAGACGGTCGCCGTCCACTCCGACGCCGACTCGGCAGCCGCACACGTCGAGATGGCGGACGTCGCCGTCCGACTCGGCCCCGCCCCGGCGGCGGAGTCGTATCTGCGTGCGGACGCCGTGATCGAGGCGGCGCTCGCGACCGGGGCCGGGGCGATCCACCCCGGCTACGGCTTCCTCTCCGAGAACGACGCGTTCGCCGCGGCAGCCGAGTCCCGTGGTATCGCCTTCGTCGGCCCCACCCCCGAGCAGTTGCGCATCTTCGGCAACAAGCACACCGCCCGAGAGGCCGCCCGTGCCGTCGGCGTGCCGCTGGTACCCGGCAGCGGCCTGCTCGAGTCCGTCGACGCCGCGGTCGCCGAGGCGGAGACCATCGGATACCCGGTGATGCTCAAGGCCGTCGGCGGTGGTGGTGGTATCGGCATGCAGGCGTGCTTCTCCGCCGACGAGCTCCGTTCCGCGTACGACCGGGTGCAGCGTCTGGCCGCGGCCAACTTCTCCTCCTCCGGGGTGTTCCTGGAACGATTCGTCGCCAATGCCCGTCACGTCGAAGTCCAGGTCTTCGGGGACGGTCGCGGCCGGACACTCAGCCTCGGGACCCGCGACTGCTCACTGCAGCGACGCAACCAGAAGGTCGTCGAGGAGGCCCCGGCCGCCGGTCTCCCCGACGCCGTGGTCGAGCAGTTGCTCGTCTCGTCCCGGAAACTGGCGTCGTCGGTGAACTACCGTTCGGCAGGCACCGTCGAGTTCGTCTACGACGTCGACCGCGGCGAGGCGTCCTTCCTCGAGATGAACACCCGTCTCCAGGTCGAACACCCGGTCACCGAGGAGGTCACCGGCGTCGATCTCGTGGGGTGGATGCTGCGGCTCTCGCGCGGCGACTCCTCCATGCTCGACGCGCTGCCGGACACCGGCCCCGAGATCACCGGGCACGCCGTCGAGGCCCGCGTGTATGCGGAGGACCCTGGCCACGACTACCGGCCGAGCGCCGGAAAGCTCACCGGCGTGGAGTTCCCCGCCCACACCCGCGTCGAGACCTGGGTGGACACCGGAACCGACGTCAGCTCCTACTACGACCCGATGCTGGCGAAGGTGATCACCCACTCCGCCACCCGACGCGGCGCCTTCGCCGCGCTGGGCGAGGCCCTGTCCGACACGCACGTGTACGGCATCCAGACCAATCTTCCCCAGCTCCGCAGGATCTGCGCGGCGGACCTCGTCCTCGACGGCGGTCACACCACGAAGTCGCTGGACTCGTTGCCCGCGACCGGTCACCGCATCGACGTCCTGCGCGGCGGCACCATGACGACCCTGCAGGACCACCCCGGCCGAATCGGGTTGTGGGAGGTGGGCATCCCGCCGTCCGGTCCGATGGACGACCTGTCCTTCCAACTCGCCAACACCGCGGTCGGGAACCCTTCGGGCGCGGTCGGTGTCGAGTGCACCCTGCAGGGCCCCGTGCTGCAGTTCGCGGACGACGCCGTCGTGTGTGTGACCGGAGCGCCTGCCCCGGTGACGCTGGACGGCGACGAGGTGGCGATGTGGGAGCCGATCAGCGTGCCCGCCGGCGGAGTTCTCGACATCGGAACCCCGTTCGGTGAGGGGCTGCGCACGTACGTCGCGGTCCGGGGCGGCATCGACGCGCCGCTGTACCAGGGCAGCGCCGCCACGTTCACCCTGGGCGGGTTCGGCGGCGTCACCGGCAAGGCACTGGCCACCGCGGATGTTCTGGGACTGTTCGCGGACACCGCGGATCTCACCGACCCGGCGTCCGTGCCGCTCGATGCGCGACCGCAGTTCACCCACGAGTGGCACCTCGCCGTGACCGAGGGACCGCAGCCGTCGCCCGATTACTTCACCGACGCCGACATGGACCAGTTCTACGACACCACCTGGACGGTGCAGACCCACGCGAACCGCACCGGCATCCGGTTGGACGGACCGAAACCCACGTGGTCGCGCACCGACGGCGGCGACGCCGGACTGCACCCCTCGAACCTGCACGACAACCCCTACAGCGTCGGCGCACTCAACGTTTCCGGCGACACCCCGATCCTGCTCGGCCCGGACGGACCGAGCCTCGGCGGCTTCGCCTGCCCGTTGACGGTGGTGGCGGCGCACCGGTGGAAGCTCGGCCAGATCCGTCCCGGCGATCGGGTGCGCTTCGTGCCCGTCTCGGACGAGGGAGCCGACGCGCTCCGCGGATCCGACCCTGCTCGCGCCCTCGACGTCCCGCCGCCGTCGACCATCGCACGGTCCGCGCACGGAGGCGTACTCGACCGCGCCCCCGAGTTCCCGGATCGTCCCGAGGTGGTCTATCTCCGCGGCGGCGACGACAACATCCTCGTCGAATACGGCGCGATGGAACTGGATCTCGGCCTGCGGATGCGTGTGCACGCGTTGTCCCGTGCACTGATCGAGCAGGGCGTCGAGGGACTCGTCGACATCACGCCGGGAGTGCGGTCGCTGCACCTGCACTTCGATCCGGACGTCCTGCCGCAGCACCGGCTGCTCGGCATCCTCCAGGACATCGAGACCGAACTGCCCCCGACACACGACCTGGTGGTTCCGAGCCGTACCGTTCGGCTGCCGCTGTCCTTCGACGACCCCTCGATCGCCGAGGCCATCGACCGGTACCGCAGCGGAGTCCGGGACGACGCACCGTGGCTGCCGTCGAACATCGAGTTCATCCGCCGGATCAACGGTCTCGACAGCATCGACCAGGTGCGGGACACGGTCTTCGACGCCGAGTATCTCGTGCTCGGCCTCGGTGACGTCTATCTCGGTGCACCCCTTGCAGTTCCGCTGGACCCTCGTCACCGGCTGGTCACCACGAAGTACAACCCCGCCCGCACCTGGACGCCCTCGGATGCGGTCGGTATCGGTGGCAAGTACCTCTGCGTGTACGGCATGGAGTCGCCGGGCGGGTACCAGTTGGTCGGCCGCACCGTGCCGATCTGGTCCGGATATCGGCAGCGGCCACCGTTCGAGGACGGCAAGCCGTGGCTCTTCCGGTTCTTCGACCGGATCGTCTGGGAGCCGGTGACGCCCGAGCAGCTCACCGAGTACCGCGACCAGGCGCGGGCCGGGCGCTTCGACGCCGAGGTCACCGAGGGAACGTTCGCGCTGGCCGAGCACCTGCAGTTCCTCGAGAACAACGCCGAGTCCATCGACGCCTTCGACACCCGGCAGAGCGCAGCGTTCGAGATCGAGAAGGCCGCCTGGCGTGCGTCCGGCGAGTTCGACCGGGTCGAGGCAGACCCGACACCGGACGAGGCCCTGGCTCCGCTGGACCTACCGGAGGGTGCCTACGTCGTGGAAGCCCCCATGGTGGGTAACGTCTGGCGTGTCGAGGTCGAGGTCGGGCAGAGCATCGAGGCCGGGGAGGACGCGCTGGTCCTCGAGGCCATGAAGCTCGAAATGCCGGTTCCCTGCCCGGAATCCGGAACCGTTCTCGAGGTCCTCGTCACCCCCGGCTCGAAGGTCGAGCCGGGAACCCCGCTTATCGTGATCGGAGCTGCGCAGTGA
- a CDS encoding carboxymuconolactone decarboxylase family protein: MGARITPGRFGQLGPINWVVWRVLSVAARAEDAHLFSTLGRTRGLFRGWLHYSGTLMPGGRISRHETELIILRVAHLRDCAYEMDHHVRLGRRAGVTPEILDRVLTGPDAPGWSDRHRVILAAVDELVASKDLDDPAWNRLAEYFDDRRLIEFCLLVTQYDGLATTIGTLRIERDHFA; encoded by the coding sequence ATGGGCGCACGCATCACTCCGGGACGGTTCGGCCAGTTGGGGCCGATCAACTGGGTCGTATGGCGGGTGCTGTCCGTCGCCGCGCGCGCCGAGGACGCGCACCTGTTCAGCACCCTCGGCCGCACCCGCGGGCTGTTCCGCGGATGGCTGCACTACTCGGGCACACTCATGCCCGGCGGCCGCATCTCCCGGCACGAGACCGAGCTGATCATCCTGCGCGTCGCCCATCTGCGCGACTGTGCCTACGAGATGGACCATCACGTTCGTCTCGGCCGGCGAGCCGGGGTCACTCCCGAGATCCTCGACCGGGTCCTCACCGGTCCGGACGCACCGGGGTGGAGCGACCGGCACCGGGTGATCCTCGCCGCGGTGGACGAACTCGTCGCCAGCAAGGATCTCGACGACCCGGCCTGGAACAGGCTGGCCGAGTACTTCGACGACCGTCGCCTGATCGAGTTCTGCCTGCTGGTCACCCAGTACGACGGCCTGGCCACCACCATCGGCACCCTACGGATCGAGCGCGACCACTTCGCCTGA
- a CDS encoding GntR family transcriptional regulator: MARQNAAPLGEQVYLSLRDDLMTGRISPSQRLGEEKLAEIYNVSRTPVREALARLLADGLVQRDTDGLYPYRPRLEELAGLYELRITLELRGIERIRDDARLSHDPDVLGPELDHWYTLRKESPAPDAGFVVLDERFHTVLLASSGNKALSDALVNVNARVRPVRMFDYLTPDRMGATIDEHIQVAELVLDGDLDAAHATLLSHISESREVVIDRAEQALSFAKMAWAVRD, encoded by the coding sequence ATGGCGCGACAGAACGCGGCCCCGCTGGGCGAGCAGGTGTACCTGTCCCTGCGGGACGACTTGATGACCGGCCGGATCTCCCCCAGCCAGCGACTCGGCGAGGAGAAGCTGGCCGAGATCTACAACGTCTCCCGGACCCCGGTCCGCGAGGCGCTCGCCAGGCTCCTCGCGGACGGACTCGTCCAGCGGGACACGGACGGGCTCTACCCGTACCGGCCCCGACTCGAGGAACTCGCCGGACTGTACGAGCTCCGTATCACCCTCGAGCTGCGGGGTATCGAACGGATCCGGGACGACGCGCGACTGTCGCACGACCCGGACGTCCTGGGGCCCGAACTCGACCACTGGTACACGCTCCGCAAGGAGAGCCCCGCTCCCGACGCCGGATTCGTCGTCCTCGACGAGCGGTTCCACACGGTGCTGCTCGCCTCGTCCGGCAACAAGGCGCTGTCGGACGCGCTGGTCAACGTCAACGCCAGGGTGCGTCCGGTACGCATGTTCGACTACCTCACCCCGGACCGGATGGGCGCGACCATCGACGAGCACATCCAGGTGGCCGAACTGGTCCTGGACGGCGATCTCGACGCCGCGCACGCGACGCTCCTCAGCCACATCAGCGAGTCCCGTGAGGTGGTCATCGACCGCGCCGAGCAGGCGCTGTCCTTCGCGAAGATGGCGTGGGCGGTCCGCGACTGA
- the urtE gene encoding urea ABC transporter ATP-binding subunit UrtE has translation MLELVDVRAGYGRTEVIHGVSLEVPRDGVAAVMGHNGAGKTTLLRAAVGLIKANSGRVIFDGEDVTSLRPSGRVARGLAYVPQGQQSFGQLTTAENLQVVADGRKRGKELIAEVLDLFPALTGLLDRRAGLLSGGQRQQLAIARALITEPRMLILDEPTEGIQPSVVAEIERTISDLTRRGDLGVLLVEQHIGFALESAQRYYVLESGRVTSSGSGGAGADSDLDTIASDVRAAMAI, from the coding sequence ATGCTCGAGCTCGTTGACGTCCGCGCCGGATACGGCCGGACCGAGGTGATTCACGGTGTGTCACTGGAGGTTCCCCGCGACGGGGTGGCCGCGGTGATGGGCCACAACGGGGCCGGCAAGACCACCCTTCTGCGCGCCGCCGTCGGGCTGATCAAGGCGAACTCCGGGCGCGTGATCTTCGACGGCGAGGACGTGACGAGTCTGCGTCCGTCCGGCCGGGTCGCTCGTGGCCTGGCCTACGTCCCGCAGGGTCAGCAGTCCTTCGGTCAGCTCACCACCGCCGAGAACCTCCAGGTGGTGGCGGACGGACGCAAGCGCGGCAAGGAACTGATCGCCGAGGTCCTCGATCTCTTCCCCGCGCTGACCGGTCTCCTCGACCGTCGGGCCGGACTGCTCTCCGGTGGACAGCGGCAACAGCTGGCCATCGCGCGTGCGCTGATCACCGAACCTCGGATGCTCATCCTCGACGAACCCACCGAGGGGATCCAGCCCTCCGTGGTCGCCGAGATCGAGCGCACCATCTCCGATCTCACCCGGCGCGGCGATCTGGGAGTCCTTCTCGTCGAACAGCACATCGGTTTCGCGCTCGAATCGGCACAGCGCTACTACGTCCTCGAATCCGGTCGGGTCACCTCGTCCGGTTCCGGCGGAGCGGGCGCGGACTCCGATCTGGACACCATCGCTTCCGACGTCCGCGCGGCGATGGCGATCTGA
- the urtD gene encoding urea ABC transporter ATP-binding protein UrtD, translating into MSEPQPVKEPVAGGNAGMSSQYLEIRDLRVSFDGFKAVDGVDLTLMQGDLRFLIGPNGAGKTTLVDAVTGLVPATGSVEKSGVELIGKKVHHIARLGVGRTFQTASVFEELSVLQNLDIAAGAARTPLSLLRRRKDVLPQIEEALETTGLTALRDRPAGILAHGQKQWLEIGMLLVQNADVLLLDEPVAGMSHEEREETGNLLRRIGAERTVVVVEHDMDFMRAFATSVTVLHAGRVLSEGTVAQVQADPKVQEVYLGTTAAIRGDGHDIVDAGQEDPHARAR; encoded by the coding sequence ATGAGCGAACCCCAGCCCGTGAAGGAACCCGTCGCCGGCGGCAACGCCGGAATGTCCAGCCAGTACCTCGAGATCCGCGATCTACGCGTCAGTTTCGACGGCTTCAAGGCCGTGGACGGAGTCGACCTCACGCTGATGCAGGGCGACCTCCGATTCCTCATCGGCCCGAACGGCGCCGGCAAGACCACTCTCGTCGACGCCGTCACCGGCCTGGTCCCGGCCACCGGCTCGGTCGAGAAGTCCGGCGTCGAGCTGATCGGCAAGAAGGTTCATCACATCGCCCGCCTCGGCGTGGGCCGCACGTTCCAGACGGCCAGCGTGTTCGAGGAACTGTCGGTGCTGCAGAACCTCGACATCGCCGCGGGCGCCGCGCGCACACCGCTCAGCCTCCTGCGCCGCCGCAAGGACGTACTGCCGCAGATCGAGGAGGCCCTGGAAACCACCGGACTGACGGCTCTGCGCGATCGTCCCGCCGGAATCCTGGCCCACGGCCAGAAGCAGTGGCTCGAGATCGGAATGCTGCTGGTGCAGAACGCCGACGTGCTGTTGCTCGACGAGCCGGTGGCGGGAATGAGCCACGAGGAACGCGAGGAGACCGGGAATCTGTTGCGGCGCATCGGCGCGGAACGCACCGTCGTCGTCGTGGAGCACGACATGGACTTCATGCGTGCGTTCGCGACCTCGGTGACGGTGCTGCACGCCGGACGCGTGCTCAGCGAAGGCACCGTCGCCCAGGTCCAGGCCGATCCGAAGGTCCAGGAGGTCTACCTGGGTACGACGGCCGCCATCCGTGGCGACGGCCACGACATCGTCGACGCTGGTCAGGAGGATCCCCATGCTCGAGCTCGTTGA
- the urtC gene encoding urea ABC transporter permease subunit UrtC, with the protein MSILTNEKARVWGGFAIAAILLFAVAPAVLSDFRLSLLGKFICFAIVAVGIGLAWGRGGMLTLGQGVFFGLGAYIMAMHLKIADAELRGDTVPDFMQIAGIRELPGYWVPFSSPIVAILGILFVPALVALLLGLGVFKRRVKGAYFAILSQALAAAFAILLVGQQSTGGSNGLNRFRTFFGFNLNDPANKQMLFFIAAGTLLAVVAITRQLMYSRYGELLVAVRDQEERVRFLGYDPANIKLVAYVTAAFFAGIAGALFVPIVGIISPADVGIIPSIAFLIGVAIGGRSTLLGPVLGALGVAWAQSAFSESFPSGWTYAQGLLFIVVVGFFPAGIAGLIALLKRRKKQSDDPPPEAPEPAEEVEMAR; encoded by the coding sequence ATGAGCATCCTTACGAACGAGAAGGCCCGGGTCTGGGGCGGATTCGCGATCGCGGCGATCCTGCTGTTCGCCGTGGCCCCGGCCGTGCTCAGCGACTTCCGGCTGTCGCTGCTCGGCAAGTTCATCTGTTTCGCGATCGTCGCCGTCGGCATCGGTCTGGCGTGGGGTCGGGGTGGCATGCTCACCCTCGGCCAGGGTGTCTTCTTCGGCCTGGGCGCCTACATCATGGCGATGCACCTGAAGATCGCCGACGCCGAACTCCGGGGCGACACCGTGCCGGACTTCATGCAGATCGCCGGTATCAGGGAGCTGCCCGGGTACTGGGTGCCGTTCAGCTCGCCGATCGTGGCGATCCTCGGAATCCTCTTCGTGCCCGCCCTCGTCGCGCTGCTTCTCGGGCTCGGGGTGTTCAAACGCCGGGTCAAGGGGGCGTATTTCGCCATCCTGTCGCAGGCGCTGGCAGCCGCGTTCGCGATCCTGCTCGTCGGCCAGCAGTCCACGGGAGGGTCCAACGGGCTCAACCGGTTCCGCACGTTCTTCGGTTTCAATCTCAATGATCCGGCGAACAAGCAGATGCTGTTCTTCATCGCCGCCGGCACCCTGCTCGCCGTCGTCGCGATCACCCGGCAACTGATGTACTCACGCTACGGCGAACTCCTGGTCGCGGTACGCGACCAGGAGGAGCGGGTCCGGTTCCTCGGGTACGACCCGGCGAACATCAAACTCGTCGCCTACGTGACCGCCGCGTTCTTCGCCGGTATCGCGGGTGCACTGTTCGTACCGATCGTCGGCATCATCTCCCCCGCCGACGTCGGGATCATCCCGTCGATCGCGTTCCTCATCGGTGTCGCCATCGGTGGCCGCTCGACCCTGCTCGGGCCGGTGCTCGGTGCTCTCGGTGTCGCGTGGGCGCAGAGCGCGTTCTCCGAATCGTTCCCGTCCGGCTGGACCTACGCACAGGGTCTGCTGTTCATCGTCGTCGTCGGGTTCTTCCCCGCCGGTATCGCCGGACTCATCGCACTGCTCAAACGCAGGAAGAAGCAGTCGGACGATCCGCCGCCGGAAGCACCCGAACCCGCCGAGGAAGTGGAGATGGCACGATGA
- the urtB gene encoding urea ABC transporter permease subunit UrtB yields MDVVIGQLFTGMSIGSILLLAALGLSLTFGQMGVINMAHGEFIMAGCYTAYVVQQVISSATGSLFVSLLVGFLVGGAMGVLLEVTLVRRMYHRPLDTLLVTFGVGLILQQLARDIFGAPAVNVVAPEWLSGGVELFGAVVPRTRIFILVLAVVAVVALSVAMKRTSMGRRIRAVVQNRDLAETTGISSRRTDITTFFIGSGLAGVAGVALTLIGSTSPTIGQSYLIDAFLVVVVGGLGQMKGAVIAAFALGILNSFIEYSTTASIAKVILFVIIVVFLQVRPQGLFAVKTRSLV; encoded by the coding sequence ATGGATGTCGTGATCGGGCAGCTGTTCACCGGTATGAGTATCGGGTCCATCCTGCTGCTGGCCGCCCTGGGGCTGTCCCTGACCTTCGGTCAGATGGGCGTGATCAACATGGCGCACGGCGAGTTCATCATGGCCGGTTGCTATACGGCCTACGTCGTACAGCAGGTGATCTCGAGCGCCACCGGCTCGCTGTTCGTATCTCTGCTCGTCGGCTTCCTGGTCGGTGGCGCGATGGGCGTGCTACTCGAGGTCACCCTCGTACGTCGCATGTACCACCGACCACTCGACACCCTGCTGGTGACATTCGGCGTCGGGCTGATCCTGCAGCAGTTGGCCCGAGACATCTTCGGCGCTCCGGCCGTGAACGTGGTGGCGCCCGAATGGCTCAGCGGCGGCGTCGAACTGTTCGGAGCCGTGGTTCCCCGGACGCGCATCTTCATCCTGGTGCTCGCCGTGGTCGCCGTGGTCGCGCTGTCCGTGGCGATGAAGCGTACGTCGATGGGCAGGCGGATCCGCGCCGTCGTCCAGAACCGTGACCTCGCGGAGACGACGGGGATCTCGAGCCGACGCACCGACATCACCACGTTCTTCATCGGTTCCGGCCTCGCCGGTGTCGCCGGTGTGGCGTTGACGTTGATCGGCTCGACGAGTCCGACGATCGGTCAGAGCTACCTGATCGACGCCTTCCTCGTCGTCGTCGTCGGAGGCCTCGGCCAGATGAAGGGCGCGGTGATCGCGGCGTTCGCGCTGGGCATCCTCAACTCGTTCATCGAGTACTCGACCACAGCGTCGATCGCCAAGGTGATTCTGTTCGTCATCATCGTCGTGTTCTTGCAGGTCCGCCCGCAGGGTCTGTTCGCCGTCAAGACGAGGAGCCTGGTATGA